From the Candidozyma auris chromosome 2, complete sequence genome, the window TGTCTTCCAAGATTTTCGTGCTCTAGCATCGATACCTTCACCTTTGTATCCTTCCAGAATCAAGATATGAACAAGAAGCCCATTCCCGCACCCGAGGTCACGAAACTCAAAGTCACCGTCTGGATACCTTTCGTTCCAGAGCTCGATAAGAAATGCTGCTACAGCCAAATCTTCGAAGACATGTTTCTTTGGATCAGTACTCTCGCACCAATTAGCCACAAGCTCACTCAggtacttcttcttcaatgcgATATAACGATTTTGAAATGCCACACGAGgaacaacaagatcatgTTTCACTCGTTTTTCGTACCCTAGCTTAGCTCCAAGTGAATGTTTAGCCGATGTCTGTAGTAGTCTTAATGCAATTCTGAAGGGTCTCTCTGTGGGATCCATGTCTCTCAAGCGCATGCTTTTAAAAGGCACATAGTGAATCAGAAGACTTCCTTCATGGTACAAGATGCCAACGGCTACAACAGGAGGTAGGTAGAAAggtacttcttcaatgctcTCGATGTGAGGAATATACACCACCAATACTGTTTGTGACTGCTTACCTCGAAGAACTAAGCACGTTTGGTTAATAATGTGATCTTTATAGGGGTTCCTAGGTATCATGCGACGAATGACGTTGTAATGATTATGGAGCTCAACTTTCAGTCCGTCAAAAGGGACTGATCGAAGCTTGACATCATTTAGGTCTCTTGCAAGTAGCTCCTGTGAGCCATTCTCGTCCGCTGGAAGAGTAGGAAGCTTCAAGTGAAATGTTTTCGTACAAAGAAGCTTTCCTCGGTCGTCATAATTGCTTTGTTCGAGAATATCAGCTCTCATAATGACGGTCGAGTTGATATTGGGCTCTCTTATTAGGTTACTCATAGCAG encodes:
- a CDS encoding tRNA (uracil) methyltransferase: MTPKEEPSPILSKRSILGDSWVPIYEVPVDFEAPHFDTAMSNLIREPNINSTVIMRADILEQSNYDDRGKLLCTKTFHLKLPTLPADENGSQELLARDLNDVKLRSVPFDGSKVELHNHYNVIRRMIPRNPYKDHIINQTCLVLRGKQSQTVLVVYIPHIESIEEVPFYLPPVVAVGILYHEGSLSIHYVPFKSMRLRDMDPTERPFRIALRLLQTSAKHSLGAKLGYEKRVKHDLVVPRVAFQNRYIALKKKYSSELVANWCESTDPKKHVFEDLAVAAFLIELWNERYPDGDFEFRDLGCGNGLLVHILISEGYKGEGIDARARKSWKTYPQNVQKCLSEKIIIPSVLLKPHPAVAKMAPHITNNGRLFQVPEADSAHPKSIPLIKYYSSANLLESSKVCTMEEFPPNTFLIGNHSDELTCWMPLFNLPFVVIPCCSHALSGAKIRYNPRVQYDPVTKAKLAPQNVSTYGALVDHVEDLALRMGWNVEKEILRIPSTRNAAIICINKRKSFEDEPSDITDMRVIDILATEGGAEGWVENSMALMKKSPKNH